ACCACCCAAAGGTCAGCAGCGATAAGAGTTACAGATACAAAGTTCTCCCTCAAATAAACCATTTCCACAATCTCAAGGGCAAACATGTTAGTGGCAAAAGTGTCCGATTCCAGATAACCACCTTCTTGAATAGTTTTCGAACCAGCTGCTATCACTTCCCGATCAAGAATGAATTTCATTGAGCGAGGGTTGGGGGTCAGTTCGATTTTAGCAACTGAGTAAGCCTGGGTTTCCTGCATGGTGACTCCTGAATAGGGTTAATCTTCTTATCGATTATAGGATGGATTCTTGTTAAGTCAGGTTCAAAAAGTTTTCAGCATCAAACAGATTACGGCAACCATGACTTGACAAGAGATTATACAGGTTTTATAATAAAGATAAATAGATATTTTTATCTTTTATTTGTTTTGGGTAATGAATGATTGGATTAAGATGAATGCATCAGTACGAAAGGGGCATAAAATGAACGTTACCGATCCAGTGAAAAGCTTTGTGAAAAACAATTTGGCCTCTATTGGCATTTTTATGGAGCTAAACATAGATTTTTGCTGTGGGGGCGATATTTCACTTCAGGATGCCTGTGAAGAAAAAGGTCTGAAAACGGATGCTGTCTATCAACGTCTCATGGGGCTGGCACATCCTCAAAATGATGAATATGATGTTTCAGCTTTAGCACCCGGAGAATTGACCGCTCATCTGGAGTCAACGCATCATGTTTATCTTAAAAAAGTGTTGCCGCGCTTGACAGATTTGATGGATAAAGTTTGTCAGGCGCATTCTTCACGTCATCTGGAACTCCTTGCTTTAAAAACATTGCTTAAAAAATTACGTGCAGATCTCGAACCGCATTTACTTAAAGAAGAGCGAGTGTTGTTTCCCTTGATAGCAAATCTTGAGCGGGAAGGTTTATATGTGATGTCAGCTGCTCGACCCATTCAGGTCATGCGCCATGAGCTCGACGAAGCGGGGCAGTTGTTGAAGCAAATGAGAGTATTAACTAAAGGTTATGTTGCTCCAGAAGGTGTATGCCAGTCCTTTCAGGCATTATATAAAGAACTGCGAAAACTTGAGGAAGACACTTACCTTCATGTTCATAAGGAAAAT
This window of the Nitrospinota bacterium genome carries:
- the ric gene encoding iron-sulfur cluster repair di-iron protein, producing MNDWIKMNASVRKGHKMNVTDPVKSFVKNNLASIGIFMELNIDFCCGGDISLQDACEEKGLKTDAVYQRLMGLAHPQNDEYDVSALAPGELTAHLESTHHVYLKKVLPRLTDLMDKVCQAHSSRHLELLALKTLLKKLRADLEPHLLKEERVLFPLIANLEREGLYVMSAARPIQVMRHELDEAGQLLKQMRVLTKGYVAPEGVCQSFQALYKELRKLEEDTYLHVHKENNLLFPAVEAMQEVPVGS